The Chloroflexota bacterium sequence CTTCGGCGCCGTTGTTATCGACATCGTTGAGCGGGTTAATCGGGGCGGCGGGCAAGTTCAGGGTGTAGACATATCCCCCCTCGTCTTTGACCACCACCGGGCCAAGAATCTGAGCCTCCAGCGGCTGCTCATATTCGTAATCGCGTTGCACGAAACCAGTTAAATCTTCGAGCATGGCAAAGCGCTCAAAGAAATAAACTTCCACAATCAGCGCGTTCGATACTTCGACTTCGCCGATAACTTGAACCGGCTCGTTCGGATCAGGCGTCGGCACTGGAATTTGCGTAGGTACTGGAGTTGGCTCTGGTGGCGCTTCGGTTTCAACTACTGCGGCCACAGTTTCCGTCTCGGCGGGTGTTGAGCACCCGGCAACCAATAAAACTACGATCAAAATTAATAATAACCATTTTGTTGGCTTCATGAATATACCTCCTGAGAGATTTGAATTGGCGGTAATTCTATCATGGTTAATTAATCGGCGCGTTTCAATTGCTCGGGCAGCAAAATATATACTAAAATAGTAGGAGACGATCCCATACTTCAGATTCTGCTAAAAAAACATGGATACCACAGACCTCACCCAAAAAGGAATTCAGGCCCTGAAAGCTGGCGATGCTGAACTGGCGCGCAAATTCCTGCGTTATGCCACAAATCATAACCCCGAAGATCTTCAAGCCTGGTTATGGCTATCGGGCGCAGTGGAGAGCAAGCAAGAAAAAATTGATTGCCTGGAAAAAGCGCTTGAAATCGATCCGCACAATGCCGCTGCCGTACAGGGGTTATCGAAACTCATTGATGGGTATATCCCCCCCAGACAAGCATCACCGGAATATGTGCCCCCATTCGCAGATGGGACCGAAGAAAAACTATCCCCGCCTACGCAGCCGACTCCGCCGCGCCGCACAGCAGCCTTCGAACTACAAAGCCACGCCGAGCAACGCCAGCGAGAGCGCCATGTAATTTCTGCCCGCCCTGTGATTATCTCTGGCGTGATCAGCGCATTTTTCATTGCCGCATCCCTGGTTGTGATGGCGACTTTTATCATCTATACCGATATTGTCGCAGCTGCGGCAACCATTGGCGGGATGATCTTTTTCACTGCACTGGTGACGCTTTTATTCACAGTTATTCTGCGCGCTTTATGGCGGCGCCTGTTCCATCAATATAAACTGACCACGCATTATTTAATCGTAGACACTGGCTCCAGTGCCGCTAAAAAACGTAACATCCCACTAACAGATATTCGGGGCGTACGCTGTAAACAATCCCTTCTGGGGAAAATCTTCGGCTACGGAAATATCACTATCGCGATTCATCAACAGCCCAACGATTTGATCCTGAATTCCGTGCCCGATTGCAAAAAATGGGTCAAACTCGTTCAACGGATGGTAAAGCGAGCGCATCAGATTAACGAAAGTGGGCACTAATGCTAGCCACTCTCACTATTCTCCTCATTCTCATCAGCCTTGCCAGTGGGCCGCTATATCTGCGCTTGCTCCACAAGAAGAACTACCTCCTCGCTGTCGCGCTGTCGGGCTTGCTCGCCTTGCTGGGTAGCGGGCTGGCAACGACGATCTTCTTCTCAACGGGCACTTTCTTCGTTGCCGGAGTCACCTGCCTGCTGATTCCCGTGGCGCTGATTTCGCTGCTCATACTGCGCTGGTTAGGACAGCGCACATACGCAAATGCGCTGCAAACCAATCCGGAATTCCGGCGCGGTTATTGGCTGGGGATAATATTCATCCCGATTTTGATTGCCGCACCATTTTTTGAATTGAGTATCATTCGCTCGACGTGTTTTCGGTTGAATCAGGGCGCGGCTCAGGGCTTGATAGCCGCGGTCGAGCAATACCAGGCCCAACAGAATGCCTACCCCGAAACCCTGGACGCGCTCGTGCCTGAATATCTTGTGACAATCCCGCCTGGAAAATGCGCCCCTCTACCCGACGCCGGATTCAACGCGCCTCGTTTCGAAATACTCACTTGCACACCCGAAAATATCACCATTCTGATTGTTCCGATTGGCAGCGGCGAATGGATTCAGCGATATAATTTCGAAAATGGCGCCTGGGCCACACTCAGTTTTTTAGATGGCGCGTGCAGTTACCTGGAGCAATATGAATAAATCTGAAATCAAAAAACAACTGAAACGATCTCGCGAACAGCTTTTCGAAATCCTCGACAAGCTCAGCGATGAACAGCTTGAAACCCCGGGCGTGGAGGGCAACTGGTCGATCAAAGACATCATTATGCATATCATGCTTTGGGAATCGGAGATTATCAAGCTGCTTTGGCAAGCGCAGCAAGGCTTACATCCCACAACGGCCCATTTCGCCCAACAGCGCGATATCGACCAAATCAACGCCGACTGGTTTGAAGAGCACAAAGACCGCCCGTTAGACCGCGTTTTCCCGGATTTTGCGGGCGTGCGTCAACAAACCCTGCGCCGCATTGACTCCTTTAACGATCACGACCTAAACGATGTCAAACGCTATGCCTGGCTCAAGGGCGAACCGCTCTGGAAGTGGATAGCCGATAGCAGTTTTGCCCACGAGGAAAAACATATCGTCGAAATTCGCAAATGGCTGGCAAGCCAATGACAGCACATACCATCCACGCCCTCGACCTGAATTTCCTGGAAATCCCGAACGCCATCGCTGCCTATCTCGTCCCGCACGCCCACGGCGCGGTACTGGTGGAATGCGGCCCCGGCTCTACGCAGGCCCAACTCACTTCGGCATTGGCCGCGCAAGGCTACACACCCGCGGATATAAGCGATGTGCTGCTCACGCATATTCACCTCGACCACGCCGGAGCCGCGGGCTGGCTGGCTCAGCAGGGTGCGCGCATCCACGTGCATGCGGTCGGCGCGCCGCACCTGCTCAACCCCGAAAAACTACTCAACAGCGCCACACGCCTGTATGGCGATCTCATGGATCATCTATGGGGGCAATTTTTACCCGTGCCTACCGAAAAGCTGCTCGTTGTCGGCGATAATGATGTCATCGAAATTGAAGGGCTGCGCTTCAAAGCCCTCGATACGCCCGGTCACGCCTCGCACCATTTGGCCTATATACTCGAAAATACGTGCTTTAGCGGAGACGTAGGCGGCGTGCGCATGAATACACCCAGCTTAGTGCATGTGCGCATCCCGGCTGTGCCACCGGAGTTCCACATTGAAAAATGGCGTCAG is a genomic window containing:
- a CDS encoding PH domain-containing protein, with the protein product MDTTDLTQKGIQALKAGDAELARKFLRYATNHNPEDLQAWLWLSGAVESKQEKIDCLEKALEIDPHNAAAVQGLSKLIDGYIPPRQASPEYVPPFADGTEEKLSPPTQPTPPRRTAAFELQSHAEQRQRERHVISARPVIISGVISAFFIAASLVVMATFIIYTDIVAAAATIGGMIFFTALVTLLFTVILRALWRRLFHQYKLTTHYLIVDTGSSAAKKRNIPLTDIRGVRCKQSLLGKIFGYGNITIAIHQQPNDLILNSVPDCKKWVKLVQRMVKRAHQINESGH
- a CDS encoding ClbS/DfsB family four-helix bundle protein yields the protein MNKSEIKKQLKRSREQLFEILDKLSDEQLETPGVEGNWSIKDIIMHIMLWESEIIKLLWQAQQGLHPTTAHFAQQRDIDQINADWFEEHKDRPLDRVFPDFAGVRQQTLRRIDSFNDHDLNDVKRYAWLKGEPLWKWIADSSFAHEEKHIVEIRKWLASQ
- a CDS encoding MBL fold metallo-hydrolase: MTAHTIHALDLNFLEIPNAIAAYLVPHAHGAVLVECGPGSTQAQLTSALAAQGYTPADISDVLLTHIHLDHAGAAGWLAQQGARIHVHAVGAPHLLNPEKLLNSATRLYGDLMDHLWGQFLPVPTEKLLVVGDNDVIEIEGLRFKALDTPGHASHHLAYILENTCFSGDVGGVRMNTPSLVHVRIPAVPPEFHIEKWRQSVTRLQQENIQRIAPTHFGIFPDAGAHLFAVAKALDEIESWMESTLPADPPLSQLQDEFVAWAEQRSLNAGLDEAWVAAFEAANPSAMSAGGIQRYWRKFRAGDADSTSGSR